From the Manis javanica isolate MJ-LG chromosome 13, MJ_LKY, whole genome shotgun sequence genome, one window contains:
- the TAGAP gene encoding T-cell activation Rho GTPase-activating protein isoform X1, translating to MKLISSCNASKTLNANNMDTLIECRSEDDIKKHPLLVSCESEDSICQLIESKKRKKVLSWPFLMRKLSAVSDYSGASETELKASLFDQPLSIICGEDDKLPRPIQDILTILCLKGPSTEGIFRKAANEKARKELKEELNSGGMVDLKSLPVHLLAVVFKDFLRGIPLKLLSCDLFEEWMGALEKQDEEDRIEALKQVADKLPRPNLLLLKHLVSVLHLISKNSDISKMDASNLAICVGPNMLTWENKQSLSFEAQKDLNNKVKTLVEFLIDNCFEIFGNIPAHSSIASDDSLEHTDSSDVSTLQNDSAYDSNDPDVEPSSAAGSPSRRRLAPTETAAGLGSGGPQPSWELCREPIVSTVAKMRNSLSQPDRRYSEPSMSSSQESLESQKTNPKLTRSEDDITVAQAGSRSEGDEAEDPFAEEVFPVVGDKLQRPQDLKVQNSPQGLVQWWGRAPKALSGGSLDASSDSSPTASPSSPERNFFTRHQSFTKPDKSKPNREIKKHSMSFSFASHRKVLPKTPSFVSAKSKDYSRNQVKKGSKESQLAGRIVQEDLSVIPSQRALDFSSRCCALSVKDVFQPVGQRGPGSPPSYQEAMRCRASELAAYGSQTVGSMRARMLSRDTGLPPLLPFCHGGGSRNTCSQEPLDGPRLSPGMESWKQSGTGCTPAVTSAQGTVTGRSELHRLRTMSESKQETKWAHLLRRCSQPVFEADQLQYAKESYI from the exons ATGAAGTTGATAAGCAGCTGCAATGCT tcaAAGACACTAAATGCCAATAATATGGATACATTAATTGAGTGTCGATCAGAG gatGATATCAAGAAACATCCTCTGTTGGTATCATGTGAGAGTGAAGATAGTATTTGTCAGCTAATTG aaagtaagaagagaaagaaggtgcTGTCCTGGCCCTTTCTCATGAGAAAGCTTTCTGCTGTGTCAGATTATTCTGGGGCTTCTGAGACAGAATTGAAAGCATCACTATTTGATCAGCCCTTGTCAATTATCTGTGGAGAAGATGACAAACTCCCCAGACCCATCCAG GACATTCTCACTATTCTATGCCTTAAAGGCCCTTCCACTGAAGGGATATTCAGGAAGGCAGCCAATGAGAAAGCCCGCAAAGAGCTTAAGGAGGAGCTCAATTCAGGAGGCATGGTGGATCTGAAAAGTCTCCCTGTGCACCTGCTGGCTGTGGTCTTTAAG GACTTCCTCAGAGGTATCCCACTGAAGCTACTGTCATGTGACCTGTTTGAGGAGTGGATGGGCGCCCTGGAGAAGCAGGACGAGGAAGACAGGATTGAGGCCCTGAAACA GGTTGCAGATAAGCTCCCCAGGCCTAACCTCCTGCTGCTCAAGCACCTGGTCTCCGTGCTCCACCTGATCAGCAAGAACTCTGACATCAGCAAAATGGACGCCAGCAATCTAGCTATCTGTGTTGGACCCAACATGCTGACCTGGGAGAACAAGCAAAGCCTGTCATTCGAAGCCCAGAAAGACTTGAACAATAAG GTTAAGACTTTGGTGGAATTCCTCATCGATAACTGCTTTGAAATATTTGGgaacattccagcacattccagTATTGCTTCTGATGACTCCCTGGAACACACAGATAGTTCAG ACGTGTCAACCCTGCAGAATGACTCAGCCTACGACAGCAATGACCCTGACGTGGAACCCAGCAGTGCAGCCGGCTCTCCAAGCAGGCGGCGCCTGGCACCCACAGAGACGGCCGCTGGCCTGGGGTCCGGAGGCCCGCAGCCCAGCTGGGAGTTATGCCGGGAGCCCATCGTCAGCACTGTGGCCAAAATGCGAAACTCCCTCAGCCAGCCAGACAGGAGGTACTCTGAGCCCAGCATGTCATCCTCACAGGAGAGCCTCGAAAGCcagaaaacaaacccaaaactGACTCGAAGTGAGGATGACATCACTGTGGCCCAAGCAGGCTCTCGTTCTGAAGGTGACGAAGCTGAAGACCCGTTTGCAGAGGAGGTGTTTCCTGTAGTTGGAGACAAACTCCAGAGGCCACAGGACCTGAAGGTGCAGAACTCGCCCCAGGGTTTGGTGCAATGGTGGGGACGGGCCCCCAAAGCCCTCTCTGGTGGCTCTCTGGATGCTTCCTCTGACAGCTCACCCACAGCCTCCCCATCCAGTCCCGAAAGAAATTTCTTCACCAGACATCAGTCTTTCACAAAGCCTGACAAAAGTAAGcccaacagagaaataaaaaaacactcCATGTCGTTCTCCTTTGCCTCTCACAGAAAAGTGCTCCCCAAAACCCCCAGCTTTGTGTCTGCAAAATCCAAAGACTATTCCAGAAACCAAGTGAAGAAAGGTTCTAAAGAAAGCCAGCTTGCTGGGCGGATCGTCCAGGAAGACTTGTCTGTAATCCCCAGCCAAAGAGCTCTGGACTTCAGCTCGAGATGCTGCGCACTCTCCGTCAAGGACGTGTTCCAGCCAGTTGGCCAGAGAGGCCCTGGGAGCCCGCCGTCCTACCAGGAGGCCATGCGCTGCCGGGCGTCGGAACTTGCTGCCTACGGGAGCCAAACGGTGGGCAGCATGAGGGCCAGAATGCTCAGCCGGGACACTGGGCTGCCACCCCTCCTGCCTTTTTGCCACGGAGGCGGCTCAAGGAATACATGCAGCCAAGAGCCACTTGATGGACCCAGACTCTCGCCAGGGATGGAGAGCTGGAAACAAAGCGGGACTGGCTGTACTCCAGCGGTAACATCAGCGCAAGGGACTGTCACAGGGAGATCAGAGCTGCACCGGCTAAGGACCATGTCTGAGTCAAAACAGGAGACTAAGTGGGCCCACCTGTTGCGGAGATGTAGTCAGCCAGTCTTTGAGGCTGACCAACTCCAGTATGCGAAAGAATCCTACATTTAG
- the TAGAP gene encoding T-cell activation Rho GTPase-activating protein isoform X2 produces MKLISSCNASKTLNANNMDTLIECRSEDDIKKHPLLVSCESEDSICQLIESKKRKKVLSWPFLMRKLSAVSDYSGASETELKASLFDQPLSIICGEDDKLPRPIQDILTILCLKGPSTEGIFRKAANEKARKELKEELNSGGMVDLKSLPVHLLAVVFKDFLRGIPLKLLSCDLFEEWMGALEKQDEEDRIEALKQVADKLPRPNLLLLKHLVSVLHLISKNSDISKMDASNLAICVGPNMLTWENKQSLSFEAQKDLNNKVKTLVEFLIDNCFEIFGNIPAHSSIASDDSLEHTDSSDVSTLQNDSAYDSNDPDVEPSSAAGSPSRRRLAPTETAAGLGSGGPQPSWELCREPIVSTVAKMRNSLSQPDRRYSEPSMSSSQESLESQKTNPKLTRSEDDITVAQAGSRSEGDEAEDPFAEEVFPVVGDKLQRPQDLKKSAPQNPQLCVCKIQRLFQKPSEERF; encoded by the exons ATGAAGTTGATAAGCAGCTGCAATGCT tcaAAGACACTAAATGCCAATAATATGGATACATTAATTGAGTGTCGATCAGAG gatGATATCAAGAAACATCCTCTGTTGGTATCATGTGAGAGTGAAGATAGTATTTGTCAGCTAATTG aaagtaagaagagaaagaaggtgcTGTCCTGGCCCTTTCTCATGAGAAAGCTTTCTGCTGTGTCAGATTATTCTGGGGCTTCTGAGACAGAATTGAAAGCATCACTATTTGATCAGCCCTTGTCAATTATCTGTGGAGAAGATGACAAACTCCCCAGACCCATCCAG GACATTCTCACTATTCTATGCCTTAAAGGCCCTTCCACTGAAGGGATATTCAGGAAGGCAGCCAATGAGAAAGCCCGCAAAGAGCTTAAGGAGGAGCTCAATTCAGGAGGCATGGTGGATCTGAAAAGTCTCCCTGTGCACCTGCTGGCTGTGGTCTTTAAG GACTTCCTCAGAGGTATCCCACTGAAGCTACTGTCATGTGACCTGTTTGAGGAGTGGATGGGCGCCCTGGAGAAGCAGGACGAGGAAGACAGGATTGAGGCCCTGAAACA GGTTGCAGATAAGCTCCCCAGGCCTAACCTCCTGCTGCTCAAGCACCTGGTCTCCGTGCTCCACCTGATCAGCAAGAACTCTGACATCAGCAAAATGGACGCCAGCAATCTAGCTATCTGTGTTGGACCCAACATGCTGACCTGGGAGAACAAGCAAAGCCTGTCATTCGAAGCCCAGAAAGACTTGAACAATAAG GTTAAGACTTTGGTGGAATTCCTCATCGATAACTGCTTTGAAATATTTGGgaacattccagcacattccagTATTGCTTCTGATGACTCCCTGGAACACACAGATAGTTCAG ACGTGTCAACCCTGCAGAATGACTCAGCCTACGACAGCAATGACCCTGACGTGGAACCCAGCAGTGCAGCCGGCTCTCCAAGCAGGCGGCGCCTGGCACCCACAGAGACGGCCGCTGGCCTGGGGTCCGGAGGCCCGCAGCCCAGCTGGGAGTTATGCCGGGAGCCCATCGTCAGCACTGTGGCCAAAATGCGAAACTCCCTCAGCCAGCCAGACAGGAGGTACTCTGAGCCCAGCATGTCATCCTCACAGGAGAGCCTCGAAAGCcagaaaacaaacccaaaactGACTCGAAGTGAGGATGACATCACTGTGGCCCAAGCAGGCTCTCGTTCTGAAGGTGACGAAGCTGAAGACCCGTTTGCAGAGGAGGTGTTTCCTGTAGTTGGAGACAAACTCCAGAGGCCACAGGACCTGAAG AAAAGTGCTCCCCAAAACCCCCAGCTTTGTGTCTGCAAAATCCAAAGACTATTCCAGAAACCAAGTGAAGAAAGGTTCTAA